DNA from bacterium:
ACAAAATTATTCATAAAACATTGGAAATATTGATGTATAAAACCAGAGAATCCATGATTGTGACATAGTTCTTTTAGTGAAGTGAAATCAAAATAATGTTTATGGTCGGAGATTTCCTGAATGCTGATTAGTTTAAGTTTGTATGACAGTATTTCCAGTACGGGTTTACTCCATTTGGTGGGAGTGGTGAGTAGGAGCGTCCCGTGGGGTTTGAGAACGCGAAAAATTTCACTCAACATTAATTGTGGGTTTTCGAGGTGTTCTAGTGTGGCGAGGGAAGTGACGATATCAAAATAATTGCTCTCTAATGGCAGGGGAGAATTAAGGTTGGATTTTATGAGTCGTATTTTTTGATTATTGCTCGCATCAACGGCCATATCGATACCCACGCCAAACTGTATTTTGTCTGAAAAGCGCGTCAGGAGAGGAGCTGAAAAACCACACCCAATGTCTAACAATTTCACATTCTTTCTGATATGTTTTTCAATCTTCTTGAATCGGAAATATTGAAGAATTTTCTCCAGTTGTGGTTCAGGGTTTTGAGCATGAGCGAAAGATCTCATGTGTTAAACAGATTGTATTTAATAATGCAATATAGTGTCTCGATTCCATCCTTAAAGCCGATTTTCTTGCCCTCTTTGTATGTTCGACCATGATAAGAAATTCCCATTTCAAATATTTTGCATTTTCCCGCTTTTGCGATTTTTGCGATTCTGGCGGTAAATTCCGGTTCAAAACCAAATCTTTTTGATTTAAGCTTGGGATAAATTTCATCGAGGATTTGTTTTGTAAATACTTTATAACCGGTTTCCATGTCGGACAGGTTGAGATTGGTAAGCATATTCGAAAAAACGGTAATCCACTTGTTGAAGATGGAGTGCCAGAAGTACAAAACGCGATGTGGTCGGTCTGTTAATAAGCGGGAGCCAAAAACAACATCTGCTTCGCCGTGTAATATGGGTGCAAGTAATATTTTGTATTCTTCGGGTGAATATTCCAAATCCGCATCCTGAATAATAACGATATCCCCACTGACCTGACGGAAGCCCATTTTAAGTGCGGCACCTTTGCCTAGGTTTTTTGAGTACGAACAGATCTTAAATTTATCCTTGTAAGTATTCAAAAACTCTTGAGTCTTATCAGTGCTCCCGTCATTCACTAAAATCATCTCTTTTTCTAAGCCGCAAGTATCGGCAGTCTCGATTCGTTCGACCACTTGTCGGATCGTGCGTTCCTCGTTATAGATTGGAACCACTATAGAAACCTTGGAAAAATAGGTCATTAAGCTTCAAATTAATCAAGAAAAAATGTGGTTACGGTCCTTTTCCGTATCGTATTTTGATTATACAGATATGT
Protein-coding regions in this window:
- a CDS encoding class I SAM-dependent methyltransferase → MRSFAHAQNPEPQLEKILQYFRFKKIEKHIRKNVKLLDIGCGFSAPLLTRFSDKIQFGVGIDMAVDASNNQKIRLIKSNLNSPLPLESNYFDIVTSLATLEHLENPQLMLSEIFRVLKPHGTLLLTTPTKWSKPVLEILSYKLKLISIQEISDHKHYFDFTSLKELCHNHGFSGFIHQYFQCFMNNFVIAVKK
- a CDS encoding glycosyltransferase family 2 protein; its protein translation is MTYFSKVSIVVPIYNEERTIRQVVERIETADTCGLEKEMILVNDGSTDKTQEFLNTYKDKFKICSYSKNLGKGAALKMGFRQVSGDIVIIQDADLEYSPEEYKILLAPILHGEADVVFGSRLLTDRPHRVLYFWHSIFNKWITVFSNMLTNLNLSDMETGYKVFTKQILDEIYPKLKSKRFGFEPEFTARIAKIAKAGKCKIFEMGISYHGRTYKEGKKIGFKDGIETLYCIIKYNLFNT